A window of Diabrotica virgifera virgifera chromosome 9, PGI_DIABVI_V3a contains these coding sequences:
- the LOC126892708 gene encoding uncharacterized protein LOC126892708, translating into MQEALTADRDCSRRGCLGQSEVQYDSSGPIILIQLTDIRTLTHLDNIPIKFPDVLGTSDYYLLVGVIRYINNDLTSTNGLGKLSMGHYTTICRRNNLWTEFNDLNAGTQRTLTKDVDKKVNIEFLIYIKVEKTYK; encoded by the exons ATGCAAGAAGCATTAACAGCTGACAGAGATTGTAGCAGAAGAGGATGCTTAGGACAATCAGAAGTGCAATATGATTCAAGTG GTCCAATTATCTTAATTCAATTAACGGACATCAGGACATTAACTCATCTGGATAACATCCCGATAAAATTTCCCGATGTACTTGGGACCTCTGATTATTATTTACTGGTAGGAGTAATCCGTTACATTAACAATGACCTTACGTCGACTAATGGATTAGGAAAACTGTCCATGGGACACTACACAACAATCTGTCGCAGAAATAATCTGTGGACCGAGTTTAATGATCTCAATGCAGGAACACAAAGAACTCTAACCAAAGATGTGGACAAAAAAGTCAACATAGAATTTCTAATATACATTAAAGTTGAAAAAACGtataaataa